In Candidatus Bathyarchaeota archaeon, the following proteins share a genomic window:
- a CDS encoding ABC transporter permease: MVDVLGGITKAFELIATGDPTLYGIVSRTLFFSGIAVVLAMLWGTPIALLISIRNFRGKSIIKAFFNSLIGVPTVVLGLVLFLIFSKSGPLGFLGLLYTPAAIILGEAVLVTPILISIMSNAIEAVDPEIMNLAKTLGASESQAAIAVLKEALNGVLLSNIASFNRAIAELGVALLVGGNIAGLTDVLTTAISRYTARGELDVAIALGILLMVIVFGINVMLIIARKAKILFVLWRNPQ; encoded by the coding sequence ATGGTTGACGTACTCGGCGGCATAACAAAAGCATTCGAGCTAATAGCTACAGGCGACCCAACGCTGTACGGCATAGTCTCACGCACCCTTTTTTTCTCAGGCATCGCCGTCGTGTTAGCCATGCTGTGGGGAACACCCATCGCATTGCTAATAAGCATCAGAAACTTCCGAGGCAAATCAATAATCAAAGCGTTCTTCAACTCTCTGATAGGCGTACCCACCGTGGTGCTCGGTTTAGTGTTGTTCCTCATTTTTTCGAAAAGCGGACCCTTAGGCTTTTTAGGCTTGCTTTACACGCCTGCAGCCATAATCCTCGGCGAAGCCGTACTTGTAACGCCCATACTAATCAGCATAATGTCCAACGCCATAGAGGCAGTTGACCCAGAAATCATGAACTTGGCGAAAACACTGGGCGCCTCAGAATCACAAGCAGCAATAGCCGTACTGAAGGAAGCGTTAAACGGCGTCCTCCTAAGCAACATCGCCAGCTTTAACCGCGCAATCGCCGAACTAGGCGTCGCGCTGCTTGTAGGCGGAAACATAGCAGGCTTAACTGACGTACTGACAACGGCGATTTCGCGTTACACAGCAAGGGGCGAACTGGACGTCGCTATTGCACTGGGAATATTGTTGATGGTTATTGTGTTCGGGATAAATGTGATGTTGATTATAGCGCGGAAAGCGAAAATACTGTTCGTGCTGTGGAGAAACCCGCAGTAG